Proteins found in one Megalobrama amblycephala isolate DHTTF-2021 linkage group LG5, ASM1881202v1, whole genome shotgun sequence genomic segment:
- the LOC125269190 gene encoding beta-mannosidase-like yields MDFTGQLDLHYIILSACSCEVRRLKSHLSVVIWSGNNENEAAMAADWFNISAAERPLYVRDYVSLYVENIRDLVLQEDGTRPFLVSSPTNGVESEKEGWVAHDPYDPHYGDTHYYSYYNDCWNWTAFPRTRFASEYGFQSWPSFSTLRKVSVSSDWDFSSNFSSHRQHHEDGNQQMLKQAELHYILPNRSDPVQRYRDTLYITQVMQAQCVKIQTEFYRRSRSDIVEGKGHTMGTLYWQLNDIWQGPSWSSVEFGGKWKMLHYWAADFFAPVLSAAVEDEGDLLIYAVSDTHSEQHKVKATVKFFSWSSFDAVCSLESNVTAVKAGGSTLVFQHPISALLEQCGSCTRRSCVVTFHLSSPEGQMISPLNHIFLSSPRHAEGLQKPGITFTVKDAGIVQSFVVTLHCSFPAVYVWLDVDDIPGHFNVNGFLMLSNTSTVTFGAWRPTTAEEITANLHLTSLRDVY; encoded by the exons ATGGATTTCACTGGACAACTGGACCTACACTACATCATTCTCAGTGCCTGCTCATGTGAG GTTCGCCGGTTGAAATCTCACCTGTCTGTGGTCATCTGGAGCGGGAACAACGAGAATGAAGCTGCCATGGCAGCTGACTGGTTCAACATCTCTGCTGCCGAGCGGCCGCTGTACGTGAGAGATTACGTCAGTCTGTACGTGGAGAACATCAGAGACCTCGTGCTGCAG GAGGACGGCACGCGTCCGTTTCTAGTGTCCAGCCCAACCAATGGGGTCGAGTCAGAGAAGGAAGGCTGGGTGGCTCATGACCCCTATGACCCCCACTATGGCGACACGCACTACTATAGCTATTACAACGATTGCTGGAACTGGACTGCTTTCCCACGCACGCGCTTCGCCTCTGAGTACGGCTTCCAGTCCTGGCCTTCGTTTTCCACCCTCCGTAAG GTCTCAGTGTCTTCAGACTGGGATTTCAGCAGTAATTTCTCGTCTCATCGGCAGCATCATGAAGATGGGAATCAGCAGATGCTGAAGCAAGCAGAACTACATTACATCCTCCCCAACCGCTCCGACCCGGTGCAGAGATACAGAGACACTCTTTACATCACTCAG GTGATGCAGGCGCAGTGTGTGAAGATTCAAACAGAGTTCTACCGCCGCAGCCGCAGTGACATCGTCGAGGGCAAAGGTCATACAATGGGCACTCTTTACTGGCAGCTCAATGACATCTGGCAGGGGCCATCCTGGTCCTCTGTAG AGTTTGGTGGTAAATGGAAGATGCTGCACTACTGGGCTGCAGATTTTTTCGCTCCCGTCCTCTCGGCGGCGGTCGAGGATGAGGGAGACCTGCTGATTTACGCCGTCTCTGACACACACTCTGAGCAGCACAAGGTCAAAGCCACG GTGAAGTTCTTCAGCTGGAGCAGCTTTGATGCCGTTTGCTCTCTAGAGTCTAATGTGACTGCAGTAAAAGCAGGAGGAAGCACGCTTGTGTTTCAGCATCCCATATCCGCTCTCCTGGAGCAATGTGGGAGCTGCACTCGGCGCTCCTGCGTCGTCACCTTTCACCTCAGTAGCCCAGAAGGTCAAATGATCAGCCCTCTCAATCACATCTTCCTCAGCTCTCCACGACACGCGGAAGGTTTGCAGAAACCCGGCATCACG TTCACTGTAAAGGATGCTGGGATTGTTCAGAGTTTTGTCGTGACTCTGCACTGCTCCTTTCCCGCCGTGTACGTTTGGCTGGATGTTGATGATATTCCCGGTCACTTTAATGTCAATGGCTTCCTGATGCTGTCTAACACATCCACAGTTACTTTTGGAGCATGGAGACCCACCACTGCCGAAGAAATCACTGCAAATCTCCACCTCACGTCTCTCAGAGACGTCTACTGA